Proteins from a single region of Murdochiella vaginalis:
- the fni gene encoding type 2 isopentenyl-diphosphate Delta-isomerase — MRKERKDEHIEQVLRTEPYGGTLLDQVVLEPVSFPELALSDIDTSVKFFGRTIPAPLMINAMTGGTDMTKGINRDLAQIAKDFGLPMQVGSQVIALEDPKAVDSFRIVRETLGQDGLIIGNVSAGVSVDQVARAMEMIDAQGIGVHVNPSQEMAQEEGDRDFRGLYDNLRCIAEAFPGKVIVKEVGFGMSRQDGRLLRDVPVEYIDVSGSGGTNFMEVEDQRSMRRDLTEFYSWGIPTAKAIWNVHKECPNTKRIASGGITTATDVLHAHVLGADMSAISGELLRYLMHGSLEYAEEYLQGVLDNIAMGLLLLGCRTMADLHHIPYLMVGRLKEMVDAEERTEGRKGRA; from the coding sequence ATGCGCAAAGAACGCAAAGATGAACACATTGAACAGGTGTTGCGAACCGAACCGTATGGCGGCACGCTCCTGGATCAGGTGGTGCTGGAGCCGGTCTCGTTTCCGGAACTGGCCCTTTCCGACATTGATACCTCGGTGAAGTTTTTCGGTCGCACCATTCCGGCACCGCTCATGATCAATGCCATGACGGGCGGCACGGATATGACCAAGGGCATCAACCGGGATTTGGCGCAGATCGCCAAGGATTTCGGCTTGCCCATGCAGGTCGGCTCGCAGGTCATCGCGCTCGAAGATCCGAAAGCGGTGGATTCCTTCCGCATTGTGCGCGAAACGTTGGGGCAAGACGGCCTTATTATCGGCAATGTGTCGGCAGGTGTTTCGGTGGATCAGGTGGCACGTGCTATGGAGATGATCGATGCGCAGGGCATCGGCGTGCATGTCAATCCTTCCCAGGAAATGGCCCAGGAAGAGGGCGATCGCGATTTTCGCGGCTTGTATGATAATCTGCGGTGCATCGCGGAAGCCTTTCCCGGAAAAGTGATTGTTAAGGAAGTGGGCTTCGGCATGAGTCGGCAGGACGGGCGTCTGCTTCGCGATGTTCCCGTGGAATACATTGATGTTTCGGGATCGGGCGGAACCAATTTTATGGAAGTGGAAGACCAACGCTCCATGCGCCGCGATCTGACGGAATTTTATTCCTGGGGCATTCCGACGGCAAAGGCGATTTGGAATGTGCATAAGGAATGTCCAAATACCAAGCGGATCGCGTCGGGCGGCATCACCACGGCGACGGATGTGTTGCATGCCCATGTGCTGGGGGCGGATATGAGCGCGATTTCCGGGGAGCTTTTGCGTTACTTGATGCATGGCTCACTGGAATATGCGGAAGAATATTTACAGGGCGTTTTGGATAACATCGCGATGGGCCTACTGCTTTTGGGATGCCGGACGATGGCGGATTTACATCACATTCCCTATCTGATGGTCGGTCGCCTGAAAGAGATGGTCGATGCGGAGGAACGCACCGAAGGACGAAAGGGAAGAGCATGA
- a CDS encoding Mrp/NBP35 family ATP-binding protein produces the protein MSEENTRKKPVFYKEPHEKSRIRHVVAVMSGKGGVGKSMVTTMCALAMQQTGREAAILDADVTGPSIPHAFGLEGGLERRDGIPYARRTKSGIQVVSTNLILPHDTDPVLWKGALVGSAIQQFWTEVVYEDVDYLFVDMPPGTGDVPLTVFQMIPVDGVLIVTSPQELVSMVVEKAINMTKMMSLPVFGIMENMSYFEAPDTKRRYEIFGKSRIDEVAARYDLPVLAKLAINPTIASLIDEGRVEEADTSPFAPTIDAILEKEAE, from the coding sequence ATGAGCGAGGAAAATACGCGAAAAAAGCCGGTATTTTACAAGGAACCCCATGAAAAGAGTCGGATCCGTCATGTGGTGGCGGTCATGTCGGGAAAGGGCGGCGTCGGTAAGTCCATGGTGACGACGATGTGCGCGCTTGCCATGCAGCAGACCGGACGGGAAGCGGCGATTCTGGATGCCGACGTGACGGGCCCGTCCATTCCTCATGCATTCGGCCTCGAAGGAGGACTCGAACGACGAGACGGCATCCCTTATGCTCGGCGCACAAAGAGTGGCATTCAAGTCGTTTCCACGAACCTGATTTTGCCGCATGACACCGATCCGGTGCTCTGGAAAGGGGCGCTCGTCGGAAGCGCGATTCAGCAATTCTGGACGGAAGTGGTCTACGAAGATGTAGATTACCTTTTTGTGGATATGCCCCCGGGCACGGGCGATGTACCGTTAACGGTATTTCAGATGATTCCTGTGGATGGGGTGCTCATCGTCACTTCGCCGCAGGAGCTGGTGAGCATGGTGGTCGAGAAAGCCATCAACATGACCAAGATGATGAGCCTTCCGGTATTTGGTATTATGGAAAATATGAGTTACTTTGAAGCGCCGGATACGAAACGACGCTATGAAATCTTCGGCAAAAGCCGTATCGACGAAGTGGCGGCGCGCTATGACCTTCCGGTGCTGGCAAAGCTCGCCATCAACCCGACCATAGCGAGCTTAATCGATGAGGGTCGTGTTGAGGAAGCCGATACAAGCCCCTTTGCCCCGACCATTGACGCCATTCTGGAAAAGGAAGCCGAATAG
- the tkt gene encoding transketolase: MESIEQLAIQTIRLLSVDQINQANSGHPGLPLGAAPMAYTLFTQFLRQNPKNPDWSNRDRFVLSAGHGSALLYSLLHLSGYDLSLDDLKQFRQLNAKTPGHPEVHHTPGVEATTGPLGQGFANGVGMAMAEAHLAACYNRDGVTLVDHDTYVLCGDGDLMEGVSAEAASLAGRLKLGKLIVLYDSNDICLDGKTDQVFTENVAERFRAYGWQVLDVADGNDINAIAEAIREARVDKEHPTLIEVHTVIGYGSPKAGTNSVHGAPLGEEATASLKKTLGWDYPAFTVPEEVQAHFAETVGKRGEHEEQAWQERFDQLAEKDPKLAQAYRDAFAGKLPENWAEQLPSWKEGDKAEATRATSHTVIQAIAKAVPNFWGGSADLSSSNKTQIGGEGAFRVEDDADRNIWYGVREFAMAAINNGIALHGGTKVFGATFFVFSDYFRGAARVAALSKLPVMYVLTHDSVAVGEDGPTHEPIEQLASWRAMPNMDVIRPADANETAQAWRLAMESTDHPTMLVLTRQNIPVLPHTHEKAEEGVARGGYVLSPSKKETPDGILIGTGSEVQLLVEAQKILAADGIEVSVVSMPSTARFDQQDAAYREKVLPSTVRHRLSLEAATTFGWERYVGLDGIALGIDRFGLSAPAEEVLQELGITTQAVVKAYRDTFTR, translated from the coding sequence ATGGAATCCATAGAACAGCTTGCCATACAAACCATACGCTTGTTAAGCGTGGATCAGATCAATCAAGCCAACTCCGGCCATCCCGGCCTGCCCCTGGGTGCAGCACCCATGGCCTATACTCTCTTTACGCAGTTTTTGCGGCAGAATCCGAAAAATCCGGATTGGTCCAACCGCGACCGCTTTGTGCTCTCGGCCGGCCACGGTTCGGCCTTGCTCTACAGTCTGCTGCATCTGTCGGGATACGACCTTTCTCTTGACGATCTGAAGCAGTTTCGTCAGCTTAACGCGAAAACACCGGGGCATCCCGAAGTGCATCATACGCCGGGCGTCGAGGCGACCACCGGGCCGCTCGGGCAGGGATTTGCCAACGGTGTGGGCATGGCCATGGCCGAAGCGCATTTGGCGGCTTGCTATAATCGCGACGGTGTAACGCTCGTGGATCACGACACCTATGTCCTTTGCGGCGACGGTGATCTCATGGAAGGCGTCAGCGCGGAAGCGGCATCTCTGGCCGGCCGTCTCAAGCTCGGCAAGCTCATCGTTCTGTATGATTCCAACGACATCTGTCTGGACGGCAAGACCGACCAGGTCTTTACGGAAAACGTGGCGGAGCGATTCCGCGCCTATGGTTGGCAGGTGCTCGACGTTGCCGACGGCAACGACATCAATGCCATTGCCGAGGCGATTCGCGAAGCCCGTGTCGATAAGGAACATCCGACGCTCATTGAAGTACACACCGTCATCGGCTACGGGTCGCCAAAGGCCGGCACCAACAGCGTGCATGGTGCCCCGCTTGGCGAAGAGGCGACCGCGTCCTTAAAAAAGACATTGGGCTGGGACTATCCCGCGTTTACCGTTCCCGAGGAAGTACAGGCGCATTTCGCCGAGACCGTCGGAAAACGCGGCGAACACGAGGAACAGGCCTGGCAAGAGCGCTTTGACCAATTGGCCGAGAAAGACCCGAAGCTGGCACAAGCCTATAGGGACGCGTTTGCCGGCAAATTGCCGGAAAACTGGGCGGAGCAGCTGCCCTCCTGGAAGGAAGGCGACAAAGCCGAGGCGACGCGTGCCACATCCCATACGGTGATTCAGGCCATTGCGAAAGCGGTACCGAATTTCTGGGGCGGCTCTGCGGATTTGTCCAGTTCCAATAAAACGCAAATCGGTGGGGAAGGCGCCTTCCGCGTGGAGGATGATGCCGATCGCAACATTTGGTATGGCGTGCGCGAATTTGCCATGGCGGCCATTAACAACGGCATTGCGCTGCACGGCGGCACCAAAGTTTTCGGTGCGACCTTCTTTGTTTTCTCGGATTATTTCCGCGGCGCAGCGCGTGTTGCCGCCCTGTCGAAGTTACCGGTGATGTATGTATTGACACATGATAGCGTAGCGGTCGGCGAAGACGGTCCCACGCATGAACCGATTGAACAGCTTGCCAGCTGGCGCGCCATGCCGAATATGGACGTGATTCGTCCGGCGGATGCCAACGAAACGGCGCAGGCTTGGCGTCTGGCGATGGAGAGCACGGATCATCCGACCATGCTCGTCCTCACGCGTCAGAACATTCCGGTGCTGCCGCATACGCACGAGAAGGCCGAAGAGGGCGTTGCTCGCGGCGGCTATGTGCTGTCGCCGTCGAAAAAAGAGACGCCGGACGGCATTTTAATCGGCACGGGTTCCGAGGTCCAACTGCTTGTCGAAGCGCAGAAAATTCTGGCCGCGGACGGCATTGAGGTTTCAGTGGTTTCTATGCCGAGTACCGCACGTTTTGATCAGCAGGATGCGGCATACCGCGAAAAGGTCTTGCCTTCCACGGTGCGTCATCGCTTGAGTCTCGAAGCAGCAACCACCTTCGGGTGGGAACGCTACGTCGGTCTGGACGGTATCGCGCTGGGCATTGACCGCTTCGGTCTGTCTGCGCCGGCGGAGGAAGTGCTCCAGGAATTGGGTATAACAACGCAAGCGGTGGTTAAGGCATACCGCGACACGTTCACACGATAA